From one Lolium rigidum isolate FL_2022 chromosome 4, APGP_CSIRO_Lrig_0.1, whole genome shotgun sequence genomic stretch:
- the LOC124705863 gene encoding senescence-specific cysteine protease SAG39-like, whose amino-acid sequence MAIPRASLLAILGCLCFFSSVLAARELNDDLTMLARHESWMVQYGRVYKDATEKAQRFEIFKDNARFIESFNAGGRKFWLNINQFADLSNDEFKATKTNKGFIPNKVKVPTGFRYENMSLDALPATVDWRTKGAVTPVKDQGQCGCCWAFSAVAATEGIVKISTGTLISLSEQELVDCDVHGEDQGCEGGLMDDAFKFIIKNGGLTKESSYPYSAADGKCKSGSSSAATIKSYEDVPTNDEGALMKAVASQPVSVAVDGGDMTFQFYSGGVMTGSCGTDLDHGIAAIGYGTTSDGTKYWLLKNSWGTTWGDNGFLRMEKDIADKKGMCGLAMEPSYPTA is encoded by the exons ATGGCCATCCCAAGGGCTTCGCTCCTTGCCATCCTTGGCTGCCTCTGCTTCTTTAGTTCTGTCCTTGCAGCTCGAGAACTCAACGATGACTTGACCATGCTCGCAAGGCACGAGAGTTGGATGGTGCAGTACGGTCGTGTGTACAAGGATGCTACTGAAAAGGCGCAGAGGTTCGAGATATTCAAGGATAATGCTCGATTCATCGAGTCGTTCAATGCTGGGGGCCGCAAGTTTTGGCTCAACATCAACCAATTTGCGGACCTTAGCAATGATGAGTTCAAGGCAACCAAGACTAACAAGGGGTTTATTCCGAACAAGGTGAAGGTTCCTACAGGATTCAGGTATGAAAATATGAGCCTTGATGCACTCCCAGCAACGGTGGACTGGAGGACGAAGGGTGCGGTAACTCCCGTCAAAGATCAAGGCCAGTGTG GTTGTTGCTGGGCTTTTTCTGCTGTTGCTGCAACTGAGGGCATTGTCAAGATAAGTACTGGTACTCTTATCTCACTCTCGGAGCAAGAATTAGTGGATTGTGATGTCCACGGTGAGGACCAGGGCTGCGAAGGTGGTCTCATGGACGATGCATTCAAGTTCATTATCAAGAATGGAGGCCTTACTAAGGAGTCCAGCTATCCATATTCCGCAGCAGACGGCAAGTGCAAGAGTGGATCTAGCAGTGCTGCAACTATCAAGAGCTATGAGGATGTGCCTACCAATGATGAGGGTGCCCTCATGAAGGCAGTGGCAAGTCAGCCTGTGTCGGTGGCTGTCGATGGAGGCGACATGACCTTCCAATTCTACTCAGGAGGCGTGATGACTGGTTCCTGTGGTACTGATTTGGATCATGGTATTGCAGCCATCGGTTATGGAACGACAAGTGATGGTACAAAGTATTGGTTGCTGAAAAATTCTTGGGGCACAACATGGGGCGACAATGGATTTTTAAGAATGGAAAAAGACATTGCTGACAAGAAGGGCATGTGTGGCCTTGCCATGGAGCCCTCCTACCCCACAGCTTAG